In a genomic window of Microbacterium amylolyticum:
- a CDS encoding DHA2 family efflux MFS transporter permease subunit, giving the protein MASPTTTVSSSMSRRQVLTALSGLLLAMFCSMMSMTVVGTSLPIIVPELGGTQASYTWVVTMTLLTTAISTPIWGKLADLVSRKTLMLTALVLFVLASAGAGMSQSAEMLIFFRALQGIGGGGLQALSQILMADIISPRERGRYMGLFAGVMALGTVGGPILGGVITDTIGWRWNFYVGVPLGIIAFIVIVRTLRISQIPRERVTIDYLGIVLLSAGAGTLLVWISNVSTYGWISWETLVMVGGAAIATVAFILVESRVREPLIPLSLFRDRTFSLAVLASISIGVSMFGTAVYLGQYMQVSRGYGPTEAGLLTIPMAAGMLGASAIIGQLVTRSGKWKSFLVVGAALMIAGTTLLSTLEYDTSLVLVGVYMFLLGSGTGMTMQNLVLVVQNSANPAQIGVASSGVNFFRSVGGTAGVAIMGSVLAASMTQQITDRMAEIARAVSTLGAEGAVIAEQLQSGALPTTRDMPQTIAVIIEQVSAQAISHAFLVGVPLAVLSLVAICFLPNAPLATRTTIERLQHQREQAEAAAMAEESANTALMSSGSITTIREDGVISHEPGRKGER; this is encoded by the coding sequence GTGGCATCACCCACCACAACCGTCTCGTCCAGCATGTCGAGGCGCCAGGTTCTCACCGCCCTGTCCGGCCTTCTTCTGGCGATGTTTTGCTCGATGATGTCGATGACCGTCGTCGGCACATCGCTTCCGATCATCGTTCCCGAGCTCGGCGGCACCCAGGCCTCCTACACCTGGGTCGTCACCATGACCCTCCTCACAACGGCTATTTCCACGCCGATCTGGGGCAAGCTCGCTGACCTCGTGAGCCGCAAGACCCTCATGCTCACGGCCCTGGTGCTGTTCGTTCTCGCCTCCGCCGGTGCGGGAATGTCGCAGAGCGCCGAAATGCTCATCTTCTTCCGCGCCCTTCAGGGCATCGGCGGCGGTGGCCTCCAGGCGCTCAGCCAGATCCTCATGGCCGACATCATCAGCCCTCGCGAGCGCGGGCGGTACATGGGCCTGTTCGCCGGGGTGATGGCTCTCGGAACCGTCGGCGGACCGATCCTTGGCGGGGTCATCACCGACACAATCGGGTGGCGCTGGAACTTCTACGTTGGCGTTCCGCTGGGGATCATCGCGTTCATCGTTATCGTCCGCACGCTGCGTATCTCCCAGATCCCGCGAGAACGCGTCACGATCGACTATCTCGGGATCGTTCTGCTGTCAGCCGGGGCCGGAACGCTCCTCGTGTGGATCTCGAATGTGTCCACGTACGGCTGGATCAGCTGGGAGACGTTGGTCATGGTGGGTGGGGCGGCAATCGCGACGGTAGCCTTCATCCTTGTCGAAAGCCGAGTGCGCGAGCCGCTAATCCCGCTGTCGCTCTTCCGGGACCGCACGTTCTCCCTCGCGGTTCTTGCATCGATTTCGATCGGCGTCTCGATGTTCGGCACGGCCGTGTACCTCGGCCAGTACATGCAGGTCTCCCGCGGCTACGGGCCAACGGAAGCGGGGCTGCTGACGATTCCCATGGCGGCCGGCATGCTCGGCGCCTCGGCGATCATCGGCCAGCTCGTCACACGTTCCGGCAAGTGGAAGAGCTTCCTCGTTGTCGGCGCGGCCCTGATGATCGCCGGAACCACCCTGCTGTCCACGCTGGAATACGACACCTCCCTTGTCCTTGTCGGCGTGTACATGTTCCTCCTGGGCTCCGGAACAGGCATGACGATGCAGAACCTCGTCCTCGTCGTGCAGAACTCGGCCAACCCCGCGCAGATCGGCGTCGCCAGCTCGGGCGTGAACTTCTTCCGATCCGTTGGAGGCACCGCCGGGGTGGCGATCATGGGTTCCGTTCTGGCCGCAAGCATGACCCAGCAGATCACCGACCGAATGGCCGAGATCGCTCGGGCCGTTTCCACGCTCGGTGCGGAGGGGGCGGTCATCGCCGAACAACTCCAGTCCGGCGCGCTGCCCACCACGCGGGACATGCCGCAGACCATCGCCGTCATCATCGAGCAGGTCTCCGCGCAGGCGATCTCTCACGCCTTCCTCGTCGGGGTTCCGCTTGCCGTGCTCAGCCTCGTCGCCATCTGCTTCCTGCCGAATGCTCCGCTGGCAACGCGCACAACGATCGAGCGGCTGCAGCACCAGCGTGAACAGGCAGAAGCGGCCGCAATGGCTGAAGAATCTGCCAACACCGCGCTCATGTCGTCCGGATCCATCACAACGATCCGCGAGGATGGAGTG
- a CDS encoding YqaJ viral recombinase family protein encodes MLTPELESRIVADSRDRVAWLKARSQGITATDVANLSTPASILRAAQQKLRPSSFSGNAYTDHGRRREPEIAAWVEREHGILPSTALFRSEIERRHLATPDGIAQDANGRVVLAEIKTTNKSWRTIPRSYLRQVWWQQHVLGAERTLFVWEEHRNFRPLSDEPMIRWIDRDDAEIHKLVTMATNLIDELYQLTTGQKVPQGDLTPREQAMLRAATNDAYRALALTD; translated from the coding sequence ATGCTCACGCCAGAACTCGAATCCCGAATCGTTGCTGATTCGCGCGACCGAGTGGCGTGGCTCAAAGCCCGGTCGCAGGGCATCACGGCAACCGACGTTGCCAATCTCTCAACCCCCGCATCGATCCTTCGCGCGGCACAGCAAAAGCTCCGCCCGTCGAGCTTCTCGGGCAATGCCTACACCGACCACGGACGGCGCCGTGAGCCGGAAATCGCCGCATGGGTCGAGCGTGAGCACGGCATTCTGCCCTCAACGGCGCTGTTCCGCTCCGAAATCGAGCGGCGCCACCTCGCCACCCCCGACGGCATTGCACAGGACGCCAACGGTCGGGTGGTTCTGGCCGAGATCAAGACCACCAACAAGTCGTGGCGAACGATCCCGCGCAGTTATCTGCGCCAAGTGTGGTGGCAGCAGCACGTGCTCGGCGCCGAACGCACCCTGTTCGTCTGGGAAGAGCACCGGAACTTCCGGCCGCTCAGCGACGAACCGATGATTCGGTGGATCGACCGCGACGACGCCGAAATCCACAAGCTCGTCACGATGGCGACAAATCTGATCGACGAGCTCTACCAGCTGACGACCGGGCAAAAGGTTCCGCAGGGCGATCTGACGCCCCGCGAACAAGCGATGCTCAGGGCCGCAACGAACGACGCCTACCGCGCACTCGCCCTCACCGACTAA
- a CDS encoding LamG-like jellyroll fold domain-containing protein, with protein sequence MRERRKVMRSAVAFTAALGLGAATLAAAPAIAQEGEGPLAHYLFDQHDGQEVANAAGDAFGPAAVVRGQEGDWTDTSLTLRGGPKDGSGNFVRLPDEMLIGAESATISIEVKPSQAALDGWHFLWNFGGQTNQDEYFFSSLNQAQGSRTPLVGIKDAGDERLLQSSRTLAADEWVNVTSVIDGEANQAHFYIDGNLVMSGAMPHSPGAVEDQTFNTIGYAPWPDPLFAGEVASFRVYDRALGADEVASVERLDAEIHAEAFAAEAQGLVDALDIESEITTNTDIDLPTGGGKVTWTSSDESVVAADGTVFAPVEGGDAASATLTATADVRGYSAERVVDVTVTPSDESAQERIDRLAQRFVLPHVLASGVAIPAAPHGTVIDAVDTSANYADGVLTGSGETTVDVTFRDEATGATTVRSFEVDLLDDARELLAYDRNPTNAGEANNADIARSMHLALDGEPLFHGYGIFFAHIVEPPGPRGTRSDQLRSLIDPHVAYLDDRTFGVMSTRQTRGGGNDGTQASSVLLAQTDNLLDYTELGLLNLGVTSGVNEPAFAYDQTSGHYVVTWKNDVGAPYWATFDSFSVDAEVSAPVRGHIDLIGADAEGDISAFRSGNVLPVTHEVARGLEIRFNPIRNTDASWNDHIALQTGDAFDASALSEKIDLVYDDGSTNDLAIEWDAEAIAAIDTSQPGTYEVPGTVRQAEYHRPLADERADPMIVPFDFNGEQKFLMIATKDLHLDPTNNSGQPTGMPLRMADTIEELADEEKGLEIEVDLLKRGDRDVHHGTQYEGGIHDGVMTGCFWAPEIHTIDGKLSILFMPCYGNNPHYMSGRASIIQLMQDDEGNHLDPSDPASWTQTEHVLRADGSPLNDLEGISLDMSFIVDEGQGYYTWQMLGSVFIAKMDPSNPTRLTSDPVRIIAPEYAWDNMIAEGQNLFIRDGKVFMPYAASLVGDTYTTGLAWAESGADLTDPSVWERHVYPLHKSEPFEGEWLLGPGHGAWSYDADGNQIWVFHVRTHNKGLGGRDAFVHRVHWTSQGLPRFNMEREHELAPQFREVTTTVEVSGSAGGSDAVAEFLFVEEPADGVTVPNTGTGDGEAIVNGEAEWDNSSLVFNGDGTSQEPGDGTWVALPDDILVDVEQATIVTEFRADEEILNSWNFLWQIGGDNTSEHWFASARNSPRTVIKANGMNEAQASAPAIESDRWYSLASVIDGETISTYLDGKLVGQATTALTPADIAEQTMNTIGRAPYPDPLFAGAVSTFRAFDRALSAEEIDQINVDDAQIHADEISGYSATLLESIAPIELSDTHTQLPTYGGAVTWASQTDLVDINGAAAVAQLPAAGEDAAHGTLVASATVRGVTVSIEVDVTLVPQALPTDDYGYLMVHFIEDSAGYAEKIHLSVSRGNNPEQWDRLNGGEPILGSHLSTTGVRDPYITYSPETEKYYILGTDLRVFGGDDAGWGGWTDNYSTKINIWESDDLITWSEQRQFDVALDSSGEPDTDAPYMGMMWAPEATWVDDFYGEGDGAFVMYWSSMGEGDKNYHRVMWGATRDFTQDTWEFGGAFVDDGHFTIDTTMTQNDGKTYRVTKDNTTGRGLFMEVTDAERWWEDGTEWTVTQEQIGAEYAGGNPGGVEGPAIFQKHGEDVWYLYADVIPDIGYQPLISTDLDADEPWQLLDSPDFDLAPSTKHGGVIGLTKAQYDEIRQADAASVSAEVSAEVATGSDEDAIAAALPAEVAANLHFDRGTASFPVVWDIADVDTSTEGTFTVSGVLAGTLGANLNAWVGDDGSTEWDAEGKTPFSSTELTVEAEVSVVEGEISRGVPTEADLTDENRDPSLLEDGLEVRGGDALPATIVNREGQEVDAYAFSEPTALGTFIVEDGGIAPVAPEELEVGDHRFVVVYEDGSIAWDTFAVVTADAGTDADADAQAGSDAGASGDSDAGADAEAGSDAGASGDSDAGADAETGSDAGASGDSDAGADAVAGSDAGASGDSDAGADAVAGSDAGASGDSDAGADAEAGSDAGASGDSDAGADAEAGSDAGASGDSDAGADAEAGSDAGASAQAGSDGTPGPGGADADGDDLAPTGGSIAAMVIAAGLLFAAAGTAIVIRRRRVLS encoded by the coding sequence ATGCGAGAGCGACGAAAAGTCATGAGATCGGCTGTTGCCTTCACGGCAGCGCTCGGTCTCGGCGCCGCCACGCTCGCGGCAGCGCCAGCGATTGCGCAGGAGGGGGAGGGCCCACTGGCTCACTACCTCTTCGATCAGCACGATGGCCAGGAGGTGGCGAACGCGGCAGGTGACGCATTCGGTCCCGCCGCTGTTGTGCGCGGCCAAGAGGGGGACTGGACCGATACGTCTCTCACCCTTCGCGGTGGCCCCAAGGACGGCAGCGGAAACTTCGTTCGCCTCCCGGACGAGATGCTCATCGGAGCCGAGTCGGCCACCATCTCCATCGAGGTCAAGCCGTCACAGGCCGCCCTCGACGGGTGGCACTTCCTCTGGAACTTCGGAGGTCAGACCAATCAGGACGAGTACTTCTTTTCGAGCCTGAATCAGGCACAGGGCAGCCGCACGCCGCTCGTCGGTATCAAGGACGCCGGCGACGAGCGCCTGCTGCAGTCGAGCCGCACTCTGGCTGCTGACGAGTGGGTCAACGTGACCTCTGTGATCGATGGTGAGGCCAATCAGGCACACTTCTACATCGATGGAAACCTGGTAATGTCTGGCGCCATGCCTCACTCTCCCGGCGCCGTCGAGGACCAGACTTTTAACACGATCGGCTATGCACCATGGCCCGATCCGCTTTTCGCGGGCGAGGTCGCATCCTTCCGGGTGTACGACCGCGCTCTCGGTGCCGATGAGGTGGCGAGCGTCGAACGACTCGACGCCGAGATCCATGCTGAGGCGTTCGCCGCTGAAGCACAGGGTCTCGTCGACGCCCTCGACATCGAAAGCGAGATCACGACGAACACCGATATCGACCTTCCCACCGGCGGTGGCAAGGTCACATGGACATCGAGCGACGAGAGCGTCGTCGCCGCCGACGGCACCGTCTTCGCTCCCGTCGAGGGCGGCGATGCCGCCAGCGCAACGCTCACGGCCACTGCGGATGTGCGCGGCTACAGCGCCGAGCGCGTCGTTGACGTGACGGTCACGCCGAGCGACGAATCTGCGCAGGAGCGCATCGACCGGCTCGCACAGCGGTTCGTGCTTCCGCACGTTCTCGCATCGGGCGTCGCCATTCCTGCCGCACCGCACGGCACGGTCATCGACGCGGTTGACACCAGCGCGAACTATGCCGATGGCGTTCTCACCGGATCCGGCGAGACCACTGTCGACGTGACGTTCCGTGACGAGGCAACCGGCGCAACCACCGTTCGTTCTTTCGAGGTGGACCTGCTGGACGACGCCCGCGAACTGCTGGCGTACGACCGCAACCCCACAAACGCCGGCGAGGCGAACAACGCTGACATCGCGCGGAGCATGCACCTTGCTCTGGACGGCGAGCCGCTGTTCCACGGATACGGCATTTTCTTCGCACACATCGTGGAGCCCCCCGGGCCGCGCGGAACGCGCAGCGACCAGTTGCGCAGCCTGATCGACCCTCACGTTGCCTATCTCGATGACCGCACCTTCGGTGTGATGTCGACACGGCAGACGCGTGGCGGCGGAAACGATGGCACGCAGGCATCAAGCGTGCTCTTGGCGCAAACGGACAACCTGCTCGACTACACGGAACTGGGTCTGCTGAATCTGGGTGTGACCTCCGGCGTCAACGAGCCGGCCTTCGCATACGACCAGACATCGGGCCACTACGTGGTCACGTGGAAGAACGACGTCGGCGCTCCCTACTGGGCCACGTTCGATTCCTTCTCGGTTGATGCCGAGGTTTCGGCTCCTGTTCGCGGTCACATTGACCTCATCGGGGCCGATGCAGAGGGCGACATCTCGGCCTTCCGGTCGGGCAATGTGCTTCCCGTCACCCACGAGGTTGCTCGCGGTCTCGAGATCCGTTTCAACCCGATCCGCAACACCGACGCGTCGTGGAACGATCACATCGCTCTGCAGACGGGCGATGCTTTTGACGCCTCTGCGCTCTCGGAGAAGATCGACCTCGTCTACGACGACGGTTCGACGAACGACCTGGCGATCGAGTGGGATGCCGAGGCGATTGCCGCCATCGACACCTCACAGCCGGGCACCTACGAGGTGCCGGGAACGGTTCGCCAGGCCGAGTACCACCGGCCGCTTGCCGACGAGCGTGCCGACCCGATGATCGTCCCGTTCGACTTCAACGGCGAACAGAAGTTCCTGATGATCGCGACGAAGGATCTTCACCTCGACCCCACGAACAACTCGGGTCAGCCTACGGGAATGCCGCTGCGCATGGCCGACACGATCGAGGAACTCGCCGATGAGGAGAAGGGCCTCGAGATCGAGGTCGATCTTCTCAAGCGCGGTGACCGCGATGTGCACCACGGCACGCAGTATGAGGGCGGAATCCACGATGGTGTGATGACCGGATGCTTCTGGGCACCGGAGATCCACACGATCGACGGCAAGCTGTCGATTCTGTTCATGCCTTGCTACGGCAACAACCCGCACTACATGTCCGGACGCGCCAGCATCATCCAGCTCATGCAGGACGATGAGGGCAACCACCTCGACCCGAGCGACCCGGCGAGCTGGACGCAGACAGAGCATGTTCTGCGCGCCGACGGCTCACCGCTGAACGACCTCGAGGGCATTTCCCTCGACATGTCGTTCATCGTTGACGAGGGCCAGGGGTACTACACCTGGCAGATGCTCGGCTCCGTTTTCATCGCGAAGATGGACCCGTCGAACCCCACGCGACTGACCAGCGACCCTGTTCGCATCATCGCGCCCGAGTACGCATGGGACAACATGATCGCGGAGGGACAGAACCTGTTCATCCGTGACGGCAAGGTGTTCATGCCGTACGCCGCCTCGCTCGTCGGCGACACCTACACAACGGGTCTTGCGTGGGCAGAATCCGGCGCCGACCTCACCGACCCCTCGGTGTGGGAGCGTCACGTCTATCCGCTGCACAAGTCCGAGCCCTTCGAGGGTGAGTGGCTGCTCGGCCCCGGTCACGGCGCCTGGTCCTACGACGCAGATGGCAACCAGATCTGGGTGTTCCACGTTCGCACGCACAACAAGGGCCTCGGCGGTCGCGACGCGTTCGTGCACCGCGTGCACTGGACCAGCCAGGGTCTCCCGCGATTCAACATGGAGCGCGAGCACGAGCTGGCACCGCAGTTCCGCGAGGTCACGACCACTGTCGAAGTTTCCGGCTCTGCCGGCGGCAGCGACGCCGTGGCGGAGTTCCTCTTCGTGGAGGAGCCAGCGGACGGCGTCACGGTTCCCAACACGGGAACGGGTGATGGCGAGGCAATCGTCAACGGCGAAGCGGAGTGGGACAACTCCTCGCTCGTCTTCAACGGAGACGGAACCTCGCAGGAGCCCGGTGACGGGACCTGGGTCGCGCTTCCTGACGACATCCTGGTGGACGTCGAGCAGGCGACGATCGTCACGGAGTTCCGCGCCGACGAGGAGATTCTCAACAGTTGGAACTTCCTATGGCAAATCGGCGGCGACAACACGAGCGAGCACTGGTTCGCCTCCGCTCGCAACAGTCCCCGCACGGTGATCAAGGCAAACGGGATGAACGAGGCCCAGGCGTCCGCGCCGGCGATCGAGTCTGACCGTTGGTACTCACTGGCCTCCGTTATTGACGGCGAGACGATCTCGACGTACCTGGACGGCAAGCTGGTCGGACAGGCGACAACCGCGCTCACACCCGCTGATATCGCTGAGCAGACAATGAACACGATCGGGCGTGCTCCGTACCCCGATCCGCTGTTCGCCGGCGCTGTTTCGACGTTCCGTGCTTTCGACCGCGCGCTCAGCGCGGAGGAAATCGATCAGATCAACGTCGACGACGCTCAGATCCACGCAGACGAAATTAGCGGGTATTCGGCAACACTGCTCGAGAGCATTGCTCCCATTGAGCTGTCTGACACCCACACCCAGCTGCCCACGTATGGCGGCGCGGTGACCTGGGCGTCACAGACCGATCTCGTTGACATCAACGGCGCGGCCGCTGTCGCACAGCTTCCCGCCGCTGGTGAGGATGCTGCTCATGGCACGCTCGTCGCCTCGGCCACCGTTCGCGGTGTGACGGTATCGATCGAGGTTGATGTCACGCTCGTTCCGCAGGCTCTGCCCACGGACGACTACGGCTACCTCATGGTCCACTTCATCGAGGACTCCGCCGGTTACGCCGAGAAGATCCACCTCTCGGTTTCGCGCGGAAACAACCCCGAGCAGTGGGACCGTCTCAATGGCGGGGAGCCGATTCTCGGTTCTCACCTGTCGACAACCGGTGTGCGCGACCCGTACATCACGTACAGTCCCGAGACCGAGAAGTACTACATTCTCGGAACCGACCTGCGCGTGTTCGGCGGGGACGACGCCGGATGGGGCGGTTGGACTGACAACTACTCGACCAAAATCAACATCTGGGAGTCGGACGACCTCATCACCTGGTCGGAGCAGCGCCAGTTCGACGTTGCGCTCGACAGCTCGGGTGAACCCGACACGGACGCCCCCTACATGGGCATGATGTGGGCCCCCGAGGCCACATGGGTGGACGATTTCTACGGCGAGGGTGACGGCGCGTTCGTCATGTACTGGTCGTCGATGGGCGAGGGCGACAAGAACTACCACCGTGTGATGTGGGGCGCAACGCGCGACTTCACGCAGGACACGTGGGAGTTCGGCGGAGCGTTCGTTGATGACGGTCACTTCACGATCGACACGACAATGACGCAGAACGATGGCAAGACGTACCGCGTTACGAAGGACAACACGACGGGCCGCGGCCTGTTCATGGAGGTCACGGATGCCGAGCGCTGGTGGGAGGACGGAACCGAATGGACCGTCACCCAGGAGCAGATCGGTGCTGAGTACGCCGGCGGCAACCCCGGTGGCGTCGAAGGTCCCGCGATCTTCCAGAAGCACGGCGAAGATGTCTGGTACCTCTACGCGGATGTGATTCCGGACATCGGCTACCAGCCGCTGATCTCGACGGATCTCGACGCTGACGAGCCCTGGCAGCTGCTGGACAGCCCGGACTTTGATCTGGCTCCGTCTACAAAGCACGGTGGCGTCATCGGACTTACCAAGGCGCAGTACGACGAGATCCGTCAGGCGGACGCCGCGTCGGTCAGCGCTGAGGTATCTGCCGAGGTGGCAACGGGCTCCGACGAGGACGCGATTGCCGCGGCTCTTCCTGCCGAGGTGGCAGCGAACCTGCACTTCGATCGCGGAACGGCATCGTTCCCTGTTGTGTGGGACATCGCCGACGTCGACACAAGCACGGAAGGAACGTTCACCGTCTCCGGCGTGCTCGCGGGAACGCTCGGTGCGAACCTCAACGCATGGGTGGGCGACGACGGCTCCACGGAGTGGGATGCCGAAGGCAAGACACCGTTCAGCTCGACAGAACTGACGGTCGAGGCCGAGGTGTCGGTTGTCGAAGGTGAGATTTCGCGGGGTGTTCCCACGGAAGCTGACCTGACGGACGAGAACCGCGACCCGTCGTTGCTCGAGGACGGGCTGGAGGTGCGCGGCGGTGATGCGCTTCCCGCAACGATCGTCAACCGTGAGGGTCAGGAAGTGGACGCATACGCGTTCTCCGAGCCGACTGCGCTGGGAACGTTCATCGTCGAGGACGGCGGCATTGCGCCGGTCGCCCCCGAGGAGCTGGAAGTTGGCGACCACCGCTTCGTCGTTGTTTACGAAGACGGATCGATCGCCTGGGATACCTTCGCTGTTGTGACGGCTGATGCCGGAACCGACGCGGACGCCGACGCTCAGGCCGGTAGTGATGCTGGTGCCTCGGGTGATAGCGATGCGGGTGCTGATGCTGAGGCTGGTAGTGATGCTGGTGCCTCGGGTGATAGCGATGCGGGTGCTGATGCTGAGACTGGTAGTGATGCTGGTGCCTCGGGTGATAGCGATGCGGGTGCTGATGCTGTGGCCGGTAGTGATGCTGGTGCCTCGGGTGATAGCGATGCGGGTGCTGATGCTGTGGCCGGTAGTGATGCTGGTGCCTCGGGTGATAGCGATGCGGGTGCTGATGCTGAGGCTGGTAGTGATGCTGGTGCCTCGGGTGATAGCGATGCGGGTGCTGATGCTGAGGCTGGTAGTGATGCTGGTGCCTCGGGTGATAGCGATGCGGGTGCTGATGCTGAGGCTGGTAGTGATGCTGGTGCCTCGGCACAGGCCGGTAGTGACGGTACTCCCGGCCCGGGAGGAGCCGACGCGGACGGCGATGACCTCGCCCCCACAGGAGGATCGATCGCGGCCATGGTGATCGCCGCTGGTCTGCTGTTCGCAGCGGCCGGAACAGCGATCGTCATTCGTCGACGTCGTGTCCTGAGCTAA
- the rplA gene encoding 50S ribosomal protein L1, with protein sequence MAKSKVYNSAAAKVEEGKFYTPTEAVALAKETGSKKFNSTVEVALKLAVDPRKADQMVRGTVMLPHGTGKTAKVIVFANGAAAEAAIAAGADEVGGAELIQRVADGWTDFDAAVAVPELMGQVGRLGKVLGPRGLMPNPKTGTVTPNPAKAVEEIKGGKIDFRVDKHANLHFIVGKASFDVAQLDENIQAALEEVVRLKPASAKGRYIQKGSVSTTFGPGIPLDVSSISASA encoded by the coding sequence ATGGCTAAGTCCAAGGTTTACAACTCCGCAGCTGCCAAGGTCGAGGAGGGCAAGTTCTACACGCCCACCGAGGCCGTCGCGCTGGCCAAGGAGACAGGTTCCAAGAAGTTCAACTCGACGGTTGAGGTTGCCCTCAAGCTCGCTGTTGACCCGCGCAAGGCGGACCAGATGGTCCGCGGCACGGTCATGCTTCCCCACGGCACGGGTAAGACCGCCAAGGTCATCGTGTTCGCTAACGGTGCAGCGGCTGAGGCCGCCATCGCAGCGGGCGCTGACGAGGTCGGCGGCGCCGAGCTCATCCAGCGCGTTGCTGATGGCTGGACCGACTTCGACGCGGCTGTTGCCGTTCCGGAACTCATGGGCCAGGTTGGTCGCCTCGGTAAGGTCCTCGGCCCCCGTGGTCTGATGCCGAACCCGAAGACGGGCACCGTTACTCCGAACCCCGCGAAGGCGGTTGAGGAGATCAAGGGCGGCAAGATCGACTTCCGTGTCGACAAGCACGCCAACCTGCACTTCATCGTTGGCAAGGCATCGTTCGACGTTGCGCAGCTGGATGAGAACATCCAGGCCGCCCTCGAAGAGGTCGTCCGCCTGAAGCCGGCTTCGGCAAAGGGTCGTTACATTCAGAAGGGCTCGGTGTCGACCACGTTCGGCCCCGGTATCCCGCTCGACGTCAGCTCGATCTCCGCATCGGCCTGA
- the rplK gene encoding 50S ribosomal protein L11, whose product MAPKKKVTGLIKLQIQAGQANPAPPIGPALGQHGVNIMEFCKAYNAATEQQRGNVVPVEITVYEDRSFTFTLKTPPAAELIKKAAGVKSGSATPHTVKVAKITKAQVEEIAKTKEPDLNANDLEAASKIIAGTARSMGITVEG is encoded by the coding sequence ATGGCACCTAAGAAAAAGGTGACGGGGCTCATCAAGCTCCAGATCCAGGCCGGCCAGGCCAACCCGGCGCCGCCCATCGGACCCGCTCTGGGTCAGCACGGCGTCAACATCATGGAGTTCTGCAAGGCGTACAACGCTGCTACTGAGCAGCAGCGTGGCAACGTCGTCCCCGTTGAGATCACCGTCTACGAGGACCGCAGCTTCACCTTCACGCTCAAGACTCCTCCGGCAGCAGAGCTGATCAAGAAGGCTGCTGGCGTGAAGTCCGGTTCGGCAACGCCGCACACGGTCAAGGTCGCGAAGATCACGAAGGCCCAGGTCGAGGAAATCGCCAAGACCAAGGAGCCCGACCTGAACGCGAACGACCTCGAAGCCGCGTCGAAGATCATCGCCGGAACTGCCCGCTCCATGGGCATCACGGTTGAGGGCTGA